A window of Martelella mediterranea DSM 17316 contains these coding sequences:
- a CDS encoding SDR family NAD(P)-dependent oxidoreductase produces the protein MRSATPTLPTLKGLAAAILEISETGIDVDETLGNLGFDSASLKLFAARLSDSFGHPVDTITLFTFPTLNELAEHLDEHWAASDNPSKAPTPEKDTRHHGDHEGHDIAIVGISCRLPGAHSKEQFWKNQIATRNSITEIPRRRWNWKSIEGDPFSESGRTDVKWGAFIEGEDQFAPDFFGISQYEAEFMDPQHRLFLTGAWEAIWDAGHDPRALAGQSVGVFAGVQFQDYQRLIDQRGLTSAQACTGNAHAMIANRVSFLLDVHGPSAAIDTACSSSLVAIHSAVQAIRRGECTMAVAGGVNLLLTPDMFIMGRQLGVLSPTGQCRTFDAAADGYVRGEGVGVLLLKTLADAERDHDRVYAVIKGSAVNHGGKAASLTAPNSRAQARLMISAMEDAGLTPNDISYVEMHGTGTELGDPIEIEAVKSAFRQVRADRHLPPSPCTVGSVKTNIGHLEPAAGVAGVINVAMAIRDRRLPGLSNFKTLNPHIVFEDGLSLQAETGPWPAPDAPLAALVNSFGFGGANASVALAQHLPSGRSPASVDPMFIPLTAFTEADLQDHAAAIAEAIPALKAQTDPAHLLKDIAFTLQQRGESRPVRVVIKVADTETLVDRLNAIISGIATDDAIIADAATARRLSLPDHVAVWLEGGHVNWPAIDQARRVSLPIVPWRSRSCWFEPRLEEVASASEPELIGLRPGWRTRPAQAEPRIWSSKCLWMIGRSEEQIAAHMPAFERALAGTATVISSVFSEEEHCFRPSLDVWQCSGAEPEAVIVLPSSDAPDPSRTEPELAFCLASALMEDAFGREIDIFHVALEDFARRPAIDAITAFAKSAFLENAHLRLHTLFFGTEAASDWQSLTLAEITSRPPAVPACLRFNPDRTTRVLSEGEAERTPAPVWFRDGGVYLVPGGAGELGRRLIARLGKDIDATFIACGRSVAEANQNAAIATLSSGMRGRALYRQCDITDGARTDELIGQILTEHGKIDGIVNLVTAHDDAYIFRKNWDTFDKVSAAKVQGTINLDRATAALDLDFFVAFSSLASLGLAGGSDYAYGCAFQNSFAAWRAGEVAAGRRRGLSKAICWSRWKWDRYVTPEFDTWFASLGFAFLDLDVGLQAFRSAMAEDSPETIMLYGRSNEIWTALDRENALLRGPAIAPASMPEAETKRPPAKAGSPAQPDTGDTPRARPAISVSERSAPLETTLTAIIGDLLKINDLDPQTRFSAIGLDSVMAIRLIVLVDKALGRRLTPKELLRHQSIAELAAFMAQDVAVDAGPTAQSQPETVADILTAEIASMLRSDEVDRTARFASMGVDSIMAVKLSSQLTRLFGVGITPRWFIRHPTIESMAEEIENQRAAKV, from the coding sequence ATGAGATCCGCGACCCCGACCCTCCCGACCCTGAAGGGTCTCGCCGCCGCAATCCTCGAAATCAGCGAAACCGGGATCGATGTCGATGAGACCCTGGGCAATCTGGGTTTCGATTCGGCATCGCTCAAACTCTTCGCCGCCCGGCTCTCCGACAGTTTCGGCCACCCCGTCGACACCATAACGCTCTTCACCTTCCCGACCCTGAACGAGCTTGCCGAACATCTCGACGAGCACTGGGCAGCGAGCGATAACCCTTCCAAGGCCCCGACTCCTGAAAAAGACACGCGGCACCACGGCGACCACGAAGGCCACGATATTGCCATTGTGGGGATTTCATGCCGTTTGCCGGGCGCGCACTCAAAGGAACAGTTCTGGAAAAACCAGATCGCAACACGGAACAGCATCACGGAAATACCGCGTCGGCGCTGGAACTGGAAAAGCATTGAGGGCGACCCTTTCAGCGAAAGCGGTCGCACGGATGTCAAATGGGGGGCCTTCATCGAAGGCGAAGACCAGTTCGCGCCTGATTTCTTCGGAATTTCGCAATACGAGGCGGAATTCATGGATCCCCAGCACCGCCTGTTTCTGACTGGGGCCTGGGAAGCAATATGGGATGCTGGCCACGATCCCCGTGCGCTCGCCGGTCAATCGGTCGGCGTCTTCGCCGGTGTCCAGTTTCAGGATTACCAGAGGCTTATCGATCAGCGCGGCCTGACCAGTGCACAGGCCTGCACCGGCAATGCCCATGCCATGATCGCCAATCGCGTCTCGTTTTTGCTGGACGTCCATGGCCCGAGCGCGGCCATCGACACGGCCTGCTCGAGCAGCCTGGTTGCCATTCACAGCGCCGTGCAGGCCATACGCCGCGGCGAATGCACGATGGCTGTGGCCGGCGGGGTCAACCTGCTGCTGACTCCTGACATGTTCATCATGGGCCGACAGTTGGGCGTCCTGTCGCCAACGGGCCAATGCCGCACCTTCGATGCCGCGGCTGACGGCTATGTGCGGGGAGAAGGCGTCGGCGTGCTGCTGCTCAAGACGCTCGCCGATGCCGAGCGCGACCACGACCGCGTCTACGCCGTGATCAAGGGCAGCGCCGTCAATCACGGCGGCAAGGCCGCATCGCTCACCGCGCCCAACAGCCGCGCGCAGGCGAGGCTGATGATCAGCGCCATGGAAGATGCGGGGCTGACGCCGAACGATATTTCCTACGTCGAAATGCACGGAACCGGCACGGAACTCGGCGACCCGATCGAAATCGAGGCGGTCAAGAGCGCCTTCCGGCAGGTTCGCGCGGATCGGCATCTGCCGCCTTCCCCTTGCACCGTCGGATCGGTCAAGACCAATATCGGCCATCTGGAGCCGGCGGCGGGCGTCGCGGGCGTCATCAACGTGGCCATGGCGATACGGGACCGCAGGCTGCCGGGTCTCTCGAATTTCAAAACGCTCAATCCCCATATCGTGTTCGAGGACGGGCTCAGCCTTCAGGCTGAGACCGGGCCGTGGCCTGCGCCCGATGCCCCGCTTGCCGCGCTCGTGAATTCCTTCGGCTTCGGAGGGGCCAATGCATCGGTCGCGCTGGCGCAACACCTGCCGTCCGGCCGTTCACCGGCCAGCGTCGATCCCATGTTCATTCCACTGACGGCCTTCACCGAGGCCGATCTTCAGGACCATGCGGCAGCCATCGCCGAAGCCATTCCTGCACTTAAGGCGCAAACCGACCCGGCGCACCTTCTGAAGGACATCGCCTTCACGCTGCAGCAGCGCGGAGAAAGCCGGCCGGTGCGCGTGGTCATCAAGGTTGCCGATACCGAGACCCTTGTCGATCGGCTCAACGCCATCATATCGGGCATTGCGACCGACGACGCCATCATAGCCGACGCGGCAACCGCTCGAAGACTGTCGCTGCCCGACCACGTCGCAGTCTGGCTTGAGGGCGGGCATGTAAACTGGCCGGCGATCGATCAGGCACGCCGCGTTTCCCTGCCAATCGTGCCCTGGCGGAGCCGAAGCTGCTGGTTCGAGCCGCGCCTCGAAGAGGTCGCCAGCGCTTCCGAGCCCGAACTCATCGGCCTGCGACCCGGCTGGCGCACGAGGCCCGCCCAGGCGGAGCCGCGCATCTGGAGCAGCAAATGCCTGTGGATGATCGGCCGGAGCGAGGAACAGATTGCCGCCCATATGCCCGCCTTCGAAAGAGCGTTGGCTGGAACGGCGACGGTCATCTCGTCAGTCTTCTCGGAAGAGGAACATTGCTTCCGGCCGTCGCTCGACGTCTGGCAATGCTCGGGTGCCGAACCCGAGGCGGTGATCGTGCTTCCGTCATCGGACGCGCCGGACCCGTCCCGCACGGAGCCGGAACTGGCCTTCTGCCTCGCCAGCGCTCTGATGGAAGACGCGTTCGGCCGCGAGATCGATATATTCCATGTAGCCTTGGAAGACTTTGCGCGCCGCCCGGCCATCGACGCGATCACCGCCTTTGCGAAATCCGCCTTTCTCGAGAATGCGCATCTGCGGCTCCACACTCTGTTCTTCGGGACGGAGGCTGCGTCCGACTGGCAGTCGCTGACGCTTGCCGAGATCACATCCAGACCGCCTGCCGTGCCGGCCTGTCTGCGCTTCAATCCGGACCGGACGACGCGCGTTCTCAGCGAGGGCGAAGCCGAAAGGACACCGGCCCCGGTCTGGTTCCGCGATGGCGGGGTCTATCTTGTTCCCGGTGGCGCCGGCGAGCTTGGACGGCGTCTCATCGCAAGGCTCGGCAAGGACATTGACGCGACTTTCATCGCCTGTGGCCGATCGGTGGCCGAAGCCAACCAGAACGCCGCGATCGCGACCCTTTCCTCCGGCATGCGCGGGCGTGCGCTTTACAGGCAGTGCGACATCACCGATGGCGCCCGGACGGACGAGCTCATCGGGCAGATCCTGACAGAACATGGGAAGATCGACGGAATCGTCAATCTGGTCACCGCCCATGACGACGCCTATATTTTCCGCAAGAACTGGGACACTTTCGACAAAGTTTCGGCCGCGAAGGTTCAAGGAACGATCAATCTCGACCGGGCGACGGCGGCGCTCGATCTCGATTTCTTCGTGGCCTTCTCCTCGCTGGCTTCGCTTGGGCTTGCCGGAGGATCGGACTATGCCTATGGCTGCGCGTTCCAGAACAGTTTCGCCGCCTGGCGTGCCGGCGAAGTCGCGGCGGGCCGCCGTCGTGGCCTGAGCAAGGCGATCTGCTGGTCGCGCTGGAAATGGGACAGATACGTCACCCCGGAATTCGACACATGGTTTGCCTCACTGGGCTTTGCCTTCCTCGACCTTGATGTGGGCCTCCAGGCGTTCCGGTCCGCGATGGCTGAGGACTCGCCGGAAACGATCATGCTCTACGGCCGGAGCAACGAGATTTGGACTGCACTCGACCGTGAAAACGCGCTCCTCCGGGGACCCGCCATCGCACCGGCAAGCATGCCCGAAGCCGAGACCAAGAGACCTCCGGCAAAAGCCGGGAGCCCGGCACAGCCGGATACCGGCGATACGCCTCGCGCGCGTCCGGCAATTTCGGTTTCGGAACGATCCGCCCCGCTGGAAACCACATTGACCGCCATCATCGGCGACCTTCTGAAGATCAACGACCTCGACCCACAGACGCGCTTCTCTGCGATCGGTCTTGATTCCGTGATGGCGATCCGGCTGATCGTCCTCGTTGACAAGGCGCTCGGGCGGCGGCTGACCCCGAAGGAACTGCTGCGCCACCAGTCCATTGCGGAACTCGCGGCATTCATGGCGCAGGACGTCGCGGTTGATGCCGGCCCGACCGCCCAATCGCAGCCGGAAACCGTCGCCGACATTCTGACCGCTGAGATTGCGTCCATGCTGCGTTCGGACGAGGTCGACCGGACGGCCCGATTTGCAAGCATGGGGGTGGATTCGATCATGGCCGTCAAGCTTTCCTCGCAACTCACCCGCCTGTTCGGCGTCGGGATCACCCCGCGCTGGTTTATCCGCCATCCAACCATCGAAAGCATGGCCGAGGAGATCGAAAACCAGAGGGCTGCCAAGGTTTGA
- a CDS encoding beta-ketoacyl synthase N-terminal-like domain-containing protein: MPDISKAASPRENAEGMAIVGMSCRFPGSMGCEAYYQSLLSGADLFSPPPRERWSWCADDAVVVRRMGGLDDVFSFDNALFRLSPREAETMDPHQRLLLEEVWLAIEDAGYHPEIFARRSTGVFAAIYNQDFQFYTRAGDWDEISRMYLAMGSAHSIVPNRVSYVFDLHGPSEVVDTACSSALVALHRAVEAIRNGECEQAVVGGASLLLEPSRLVMLQDLGLLAIDGDCMPFDRDSGGQVLGEGVAAIIVKPLARARKDRDFVYAVIGGTGVNHQGARSGGLTRPSAAAQADLMRRTYARHRIDPETIRYVEAHGNGGSGDVSELLAFQDVLPAGTPVGSVKGNIGFLEAAGGLSQVIKVVMAMRHGVLPGTRSHRHLLEDEALSDEACRILQADTLLEALRGEGKQPFTVAVHAYGLGGCNAHVVLREPCSIARAGMTEAALPLLFSGEDVTQTAELVERFLLWLAEDPAVSLSDMAFTLATGRPARRHRLAIMASTPAEAATRCRAWLASDRAERAEGHPLDDIVRDWLAGGAPDWNLHLSGSRIGIPLTAWRRRHYPLPPLKGGASGEVPA; the protein is encoded by the coding sequence ATGCCGGATATCAGTAAAGCCGCATCCCCGCGCGAAAATGCGGAAGGGATGGCGATCGTCGGCATGTCCTGCCGGTTTCCCGGCAGCATGGGGTGCGAGGCCTATTATCAGTCGCTGCTAAGCGGGGCAGACCTGTTCTCGCCGCCCCCGCGCGAGCGCTGGTCCTGGTGCGCCGATGATGCGGTCGTGGTTCGCAGGATGGGTGGGCTTGACGATGTCTTCAGTTTTGACAACGCGCTTTTCCGCCTGTCTCCGCGCGAGGCCGAAACCATGGATCCGCACCAGCGGCTGTTGCTGGAGGAGGTCTGGCTGGCGATCGAGGATGCCGGCTACCATCCGGAAATCTTTGCGCGACGGAGCACGGGCGTGTTCGCGGCGATTTATAATCAGGACTTTCAGTTCTACACGCGGGCGGGCGATTGGGACGAAATCTCGCGCATGTATCTCGCCATGGGGAGCGCGCATTCGATTGTGCCGAACCGGGTCTCCTACGTCTTTGATCTTCACGGGCCGAGCGAGGTGGTCGATACCGCCTGTTCGAGCGCGCTCGTCGCGCTCCACCGCGCCGTCGAGGCGATCCGCAACGGCGAGTGCGAACAGGCCGTGGTCGGCGGCGCCAGCCTGCTCCTGGAGCCGAGCCGGCTGGTGATGCTGCAGGATCTCGGTCTTCTGGCCATTGACGGCGATTGCATGCCTTTCGACCGGGACTCCGGCGGCCAGGTTCTGGGCGAAGGGGTCGCCGCGATCATCGTCAAGCCGCTGGCGCGCGCACGGAAGGACCGGGATTTCGTCTATGCGGTCATCGGCGGAACCGGCGTCAATCATCAGGGCGCGCGTTCGGGCGGTCTGACGAGGCCGAGCGCCGCCGCCCAGGCCGATCTCATGCGCCGGACCTATGCCCGCCATCGGATCGATCCGGAAACGATCCGATATGTCGAGGCGCACGGCAATGGCGGCAGTGGCGATGTCAGCGAACTGCTCGCCTTTCAGGATGTGCTGCCGGCCGGCACGCCGGTCGGCTCCGTCAAGGGCAATATCGGTTTTCTGGAAGCTGCGGGCGGTCTTTCGCAGGTCATCAAGGTGGTGATGGCCATGCGCCATGGCGTGCTGCCCGGCACGCGCTCTCACCGGCACCTGCTGGAGGACGAGGCGCTCAGCGATGAGGCCTGCCGGATCCTGCAAGCCGATACCCTGCTGGAGGCGCTTCGCGGAGAGGGGAAGCAGCCGTTCACGGTCGCCGTTCACGCCTACGGCCTTGGCGGATGCAACGCCCATGTGGTGCTGAGGGAGCCGTGCTCAATAGCGCGTGCCGGCATGACCGAGGCAGCCTTGCCGCTCCTGTTTTCAGGCGAGGACGTCACGCAGACGGCAGAACTGGTAGAACGATTTCTGCTCTGGCTTGCCGAAGATCCCGCCGTGTCGCTTTCAGATATGGCCTTCACGCTTGCAACAGGTCGCCCGGCGCGCCGGCATCGGTTGGCGATCATGGCGTCAACGCCTGCTGAGGCTGCGACGCGCTGCCGGGCATGGCTCGCATCCGACCGCGCGGAGCGCGCCGAAGGCCACCCCCTCGATGACATTGTGCGCGACTGGCTCGCCGGCGGCGCGCCGGACTGGAACCTGCACCTTTCCGGATCGAGGATTGGCATTCCGCTCACTGCCTGGCGGCGCCGACACTATCCGCTGCCGCCCCTGAAAGGCGGCGCCTCTGGCGAAGTCCCGGCTTGA
- a CDS encoding MupA/Atu3671 family FMN-dependent luciferase-like monooxygenase, translated as MKFSLIFFSNSYPDDAGGAYGAISEFARFGDDHGFEAVWVPERHFHSMGGIYPDPAVMAAYLAAITKKIRLRAGSIVVPLHHPASIVESWSMVDNMSHGRVDLALASGWNVNDFVLAPEAYGDLRGIWLARVAEIRALWAGRPQTYRNGAGKDIQITTHPRPVQPEPDLWLTATKQPETFRTAGEMGMNVLTMLAGISLEQLAEKTRLYRAGRASAGLDPDGGTVSLMLHTYVHEDPESVHNAVRAPFLQYIRTSLLSHLQGGAVDAGRSLSDEEIDEMAEYSFERYFETAALFGTVDQTRRFALEAERAGVDEIACLLDYGPSLSDIRANLPYLAELKKSFETADAGYQ; from the coding sequence ATGAAATTCAGCCTTATCTTCTTTTCCAATTCCTACCCGGATGATGCCGGCGGAGCCTATGGCGCAATCTCCGAATTCGCGCGATTTGGCGACGATCACGGCTTCGAGGCGGTTTGGGTTCCCGAACGACATTTCCACAGCATGGGCGGAATCTACCCCGACCCGGCCGTGATGGCGGCCTATCTTGCCGCGATCACGAAAAAAATTCGGCTCAGGGCCGGCAGCATCGTCGTGCCTCTGCATCATCCGGCCAGCATCGTTGAATCTTGGTCGATGGTCGACAACATGTCACATGGGCGGGTCGATCTCGCGCTTGCCAGTGGCTGGAACGTCAATGACTTCGTGCTTGCCCCGGAGGCCTATGGCGATCTTCGCGGCATATGGCTCGCGCGTGTCGCGGAAATCCGCGCCCTGTGGGCCGGCCGGCCGCAGACCTATCGCAACGGCGCTGGCAAGGATATTCAGATCACCACCCATCCGCGACCGGTGCAGCCTGAGCCCGATCTCTGGCTGACGGCGACGAAGCAGCCCGAAACCTTTCGCACGGCCGGCGAAATGGGCATGAATGTGCTGACCATGCTCGCCGGGATTTCGCTGGAGCAATTGGCGGAAAAAACCAGACTTTACAGGGCAGGGCGGGCCTCGGCCGGCCTCGATCCGGACGGCGGCACAGTATCGCTGATGCTGCATACCTATGTGCATGAAGACCCCGAAAGCGTCCATAACGCCGTGCGCGCGCCGTTCCTGCAATACATCCGGACCAGCCTGCTCAGCCATCTCCAGGGCGGCGCGGTTGATGCCGGCCGCAGCCTATCCGATGAAGAGATCGATGAGATGGCGGAATACTCGTTCGAGCGCTATTTCGAAACGGCGGCATTGTTCGGCACGGTCGATCAGACGCGGCGGTTCGCGCTGGAAGCGGAGCGGGCCGGCGTCGACGAGATCGCCTGTCTTCTGGATTACGGCCCCTCGTTGAGCGACATCCGCGCCAACCTTCCCTATCTCGCCGAACTCAAGAAGAGCTTTGAAACAGCCGATGCCGGATATCAGTAA
- a CDS encoding AMP-binding protein, whose product MPTTLPESVVHVVRDNAQRLGPKIAYVNLRNGTEEQGHISYAHLDEACRRIGGALQRRQAVGERVLLLFPQGSEFVIGFLGTLFGGAIAVPAHTPKPNKRSWMTFEAIVADCRPRLILTCRALFDKIMAWSRPYPSISALEFLCIEDLIEEDAAEAWDAALPKSTDIAFLQYTSGSTSNPKGVMVSHGNLMHNADLTARHMGHDEDTVIVSWLPLFHDLGLIGIVIQTLFVGATCYMMSPASFSGNPAFWLQAISRYRATTSMSSDFGYRLCVKAIRDDQMDGVDLRTWRNALNAAEPIHASTLHSFQERFGPYGFAADAFFPAYGLAEATLLSTTSRVGEPPVIVSADRRALAAGRFVRAQEDGDAVELVSSGRPADDMEIAIVDPETLSPCAEGEIGEVWVRGGSITSGYWRAPEESGKTFGQSPSGTNRSGFLRTGDLGVLHARELFIAGRLKDVIILRGRNIYPQDIELTTKDCHPAFRTVNGAAFAIDTENGDAVVVVHEVERTARHSTDFAELESIVREAVYQEHDITLADVVFIPPASLPKTTSGKVQRRLTRDLYLAGDIKPLETQTRPRTASYASLQAGELLQSLMEELQKLVGEKERRTGDSFGAIGLDSVLAAQFVAALNRRFSLSLDPTVIWEHPTPARLAAHLAAPAEAPPDPQPAGTSRQDMIASLRAALGANSRESQS is encoded by the coding sequence ATGCCCACCACCCTACCCGAATCCGTCGTTCACGTGGTTCGAGACAACGCCCAACGGCTGGGGCCGAAGATCGCCTATGTGAACCTCCGAAACGGTACGGAAGAGCAGGGCCACATCAGCTACGCCCACCTCGATGAGGCATGCAGGCGCATCGGCGGCGCGCTCCAGCGGAGGCAAGCCGTCGGCGAGCGCGTGCTGCTGCTGTTTCCGCAGGGCAGCGAATTCGTCATCGGGTTTCTCGGAACCCTGTTCGGCGGCGCGATCGCCGTTCCGGCCCACACGCCGAAGCCCAACAAGCGCAGCTGGATGACATTCGAGGCGATCGTGGCGGATTGCCGACCGCGACTGATCCTCACCTGTCGCGCGCTCTTCGACAAGATCATGGCCTGGTCCCGCCCCTACCCTTCGATCAGCGCGCTGGAATTCCTCTGCATCGAGGACCTGATCGAGGAGGACGCGGCGGAGGCCTGGGACGCGGCCTTGCCGAAATCCACCGACATCGCCTTTCTGCAATATACCTCCGGCTCGACCAGCAACCCAAAGGGGGTCATGGTCAGCCACGGCAACCTGATGCACAATGCAGACCTCACGGCGCGACATATGGGCCATGATGAGGATACCGTGATCGTAAGCTGGCTGCCGCTGTTTCACGATCTCGGCCTGATCGGCATCGTCATCCAGACCCTTTTTGTCGGCGCCACCTGCTATATGATGAGCCCGGCCTCATTCAGCGGCAATCCGGCGTTCTGGCTTCAGGCCATCAGCCGCTATCGCGCCACAACCAGCATGTCCTCTGATTTCGGGTACAGGCTCTGCGTCAAGGCGATCCGCGACGACCAGATGGACGGCGTCGATCTGCGGACGTGGCGCAATGCCCTCAATGCCGCGGAACCGATCCACGCCTCGACGCTGCACAGCTTCCAGGAACGCTTCGGTCCCTACGGCTTTGCCGCGGATGCGTTCTTCCCGGCCTATGGGCTGGCGGAAGCGACACTGCTCAGCACCACGTCGCGGGTCGGCGAGCCGCCCGTCATCGTGTCCGCCGACAGGCGCGCCCTCGCCGCCGGCCGGTTTGTCAGGGCGCAGGAAGACGGCGACGCCGTCGAGCTGGTGAGTTCGGGCCGCCCGGCCGACGACATGGAAATCGCGATCGTCGACCCCGAGACTCTTTCCCCCTGCGCAGAAGGCGAGATCGGCGAGGTCTGGGTTCGCGGCGGCAGCATCACATCAGGATACTGGCGGGCGCCCGAAGAAAGCGGCAAGACATTCGGCCAGAGCCCGAGCGGGACAAACCGCTCCGGCTTCCTGCGCACCGGCGACCTCGGCGTGCTGCACGCCCGCGAGCTGTTCATTGCCGGACGGCTGAAGGATGTCATCATCCTGCGGGGACGCAACATCTATCCGCAGGACATCGAACTGACCACCAAGGACTGCCACCCGGCCTTCCGCACCGTGAATGGCGCGGCCTTCGCAATCGACACCGAAAACGGCGATGCGGTCGTGGTGGTGCACGAGGTCGAGCGCACCGCCCGCCACTCGACGGATTTCGCCGAACTCGAAAGCATCGTGCGCGAAGCGGTCTATCAGGAGCATGATATCACCCTGGCGGACGTGGTGTTCATCCCGCCTGCCTCTCTTCCCAAGACCACAAGCGGAAAGGTCCAGCGCCGCCTGACCCGCGACCTTTATCTGGCCGGCGATATCAAGCCGCTGGAGACGCAGACCCGTCCCCGAACAGCAAGCTACGCCAGCTTGCAGGCGGGTGAACTACTGCAAAGCCTGATGGAGGAGTTGCAAAAGCTGGTCGGAGAAAAGGAGCGGCGCACTGGCGACAGTTTCGGCGCGATCGGCCTGGATTCGGTTCTGGCGGCGCAGTTCGTGGCGGCGCTGAACCGGAGGTTTTCGCTCTCGCTCGATCCGACCGTGATCTGGGAACATCCGACACCTGCCCGGCTCGCCGCCCATCTGGCCGCACCCGCCGAGGCCCCGCCGGACCCACAGCCCGCCGGCACGTCGCGCCAGGACATGATCGCGAGCCTGAGGGCCGCGCTCGGCGCGAACAGCCGGGAAAGCCAGAGCTGA
- a CDS encoding polyketide synthase, giving the protein MVMTGAMEDSQSRFGADRAEPIAIIGLDARLPGAGSLALFWQNLTACKESVGPPPDTRPEASGLGPAGYLEDVSGFDADFFAISDEEARLMDPIQRLALESAWHCVEEAGWRPADLAKLDTGVFVATGKSDYEECMQKAELAPTGHLPTGVASALVANRISFSLGLTGPSIAVDTACSGGLTALHLAAQAIRAGDCEAALVGAVNVILSSTLSEGLAEEGALSPDGCTRSFDSAANGYARGEGATFLLLKPLWRAEADGDHIHGLMLGSAICHGGRANWLTAPNPAAQKDLIIKAWRRSQIAPRSITYIEAHGTGTPLGDPIEFNALRKADEAMAAEAGGSEGGPPCLVGSLKPNIGHLEAVSGLAGFIKVLLAMRHGQIPGHPTLTDPNTMCKTTGTRLRLARQTGDWTRPTNASGAILPRRAGVSAFGFGGALGHVVLEEPPPVSAASTRIGNDHVLPILPVSAKTQAGLERYVRALAGFAGSGDAPALSDFLYTFQCGRVCLPQRIAFLAESWPSLSETLDNWLEGRSDARILLSSADAAMPGSGDELVELAVAFARQWIADGKPDFAALYGESRARRVSAPVYPFSRKHIWFETAEAQVARETEPRHGMTAPSDPVRPGTGEPS; this is encoded by the coding sequence ATGGTGATGACGGGCGCAATGGAAGACAGTCAGTCCCGCTTTGGCGCAGACCGCGCGGAGCCGATCGCGATCATCGGCCTCGACGCGCGGCTTCCAGGCGCGGGCAGCCTCGCGCTTTTCTGGCAGAATCTGACCGCCTGCAAAGAGAGCGTCGGCCCGCCGCCCGATACCCGGCCGGAAGCATCCGGTCTGGGGCCCGCCGGCTATCTTGAGGACGTTTCAGGTTTCGACGCCGACTTCTTCGCGATCTCGGACGAAGAAGCCCGCCTGATGGACCCGATCCAGCGGCTGGCGCTGGAATCGGCCTGGCACTGCGTCGAGGAGGCCGGCTGGCGGCCTGCTGATCTTGCGAAACTGGACACCGGCGTCTTTGTCGCCACCGGAAAATCCGACTATGAGGAGTGCATGCAGAAGGCCGAGCTGGCACCCACGGGCCATCTGCCGACCGGTGTCGCCAGTGCGCTCGTCGCCAACCGGATCTCGTTCAGCCTTGGCCTTACGGGCCCCAGCATCGCGGTCGATACCGCTTGCTCCGGTGGGCTGACCGCACTGCACCTTGCCGCCCAGGCCATCCGCGCCGGCGACTGCGAGGCAGCGCTGGTCGGCGCAGTCAATGTCATCTTGAGTTCGACCCTTTCCGAGGGGCTGGCCGAAGAAGGCGCCCTCAGCCCGGACGGATGTACCCGAAGCTTCGATTCCGCCGCAAACGGCTATGCCCGCGGCGAAGGCGCGACCTTCTTGCTGCTGAAGCCGCTTTGGCGCGCAGAGGCCGATGGCGATCACATCCACGGCCTCATGCTTGGTTCGGCAATCTGTCACGGTGGCCGCGCCAACTGGCTGACCGCGCCGAACCCTGCGGCGCAGAAGGACCTGATCATCAAGGCATGGCGACGCTCCCAAATCGCCCCCCGGTCGATAACCTATATCGAGGCCCACGGAACGGGAACGCCGCTCGGTGATCCGATCGAATTCAATGCCTTGCGCAAGGCGGACGAGGCGATGGCGGCGGAAGCCGGAGGGAGCGAAGGCGGTCCGCCCTGCCTTGTCGGTTCGCTGAAGCCCAATATCGGCCACCTCGAAGCGGTCTCCGGACTGGCCGGCTTCATCAAGGTTCTGCTGGCCATGCGCCACGGCCAAATTCCCGGACACCCGACACTCACCGACCCGAACACGATGTGCAAGACGACCGGCACGCGGTTGCGCCTCGCAAGACAGACGGGAGACTGGACGAGACCGACGAATGCTTCCGGCGCGATATTGCCGCGCCGCGCCGGCGTCAGCGCCTTCGGCTTCGGCGGGGCCCTGGGCCATGTCGTGCTGGAGGAACCGCCGCCGGTGAGCGCGGCATCCACCCGCATCGGAAACGACCACGTGCTCCCCATCCTCCCGGTCTCGGCGAAGACGCAAGCAGGGCTCGAGCGTTATGTTCGCGCCCTCGCCGGCTTCGCCGGCAGCGGCGATGCCCCGGCACTTTCGGACTTCCTCTACACATTCCAGTGCGGACGCGTCTGCCTGCCGCAACGGATCGCCTTCCTTGCAGAGAGCTGGCCCTCGCTTTCGGAAACCCTCGATAACTGGCTCGAAGGCCGCAGCGACGCCCGCATCCTTTTATCCTCTGCAGACGCGGCCATGCCGGGGTCGGGCGATGAACTGGTCGAACTGGCGGTCGCATTCGCAAGGCAATGGATCGCCGATGGAAAGCCCGACTTTGCCGCGCTTTATGGCGAAAGCCGCGCCCGGCGCGTTTCGGCGCCCGTCTATCCGTTTTCCCGCAAGCACATCTGGTTCGAGACGGCCGAAGCGCAGGTCGCCCGCGAAACCGAACCACGGCACGGGATGACCGCGCCATCCGACCCTGTGCGACCTGGAACAGGAGAGCCTTCATGA